One window of Bacillus sp. THAF10 genomic DNA carries:
- the carB gene encoding carbamoyl-phosphate synthase large subunit produces MPKRLDIHTILVIGSGPIVIGQAAEFDYAGTQACIALREEGYRVILVNSNPATIMTDQEMADKVYMEPLTVEFVSRIIRKERPDAILPTLGGQTGLNLAVELAEAGVLEECNVQILGTKLSAIQKAEDRDLFRTLMRELNEPVPDSEIITNLDEAYQFVEKIGFPVIVRPAYTLGGTGGGICSNPEELDEIVSSGLKNSPVTQCLLEKSIAGFKEIEYEVMRDCNDNAIVVCNMENIDPVGVHTGDSIVVAPSQTLSDREYQLLRNVSLKIIRALEIEGGCNVQLALDPHSFQYYIIEVNPRVSRSSALASKATGYPIAKLAAKIAVGLTLDEMMNPVTGKTYACFEPALDYIVTKIPRFPFDKFESANRRLGTQMKATGEVMAIGRTFEESLLKAVRSLESNIFYLELEGSEGFSDELVEKRIRKAGDERLFYLAEAMRRGYSIETIHEWCEIDMFFLQKIHKILSMEEHITANKGCMTTLHEVKQMGFSDKTIAKLWSVSEREIYQLRLDKDIQPVYKMVDTCAAEFESSTPYYYGTYEDENESVVTQKESIVVLGSGPIRIGQGVEFDYATVHSVWAIKEAGYEAIIINNNPETVSTDFSISDKLYFEPLTIEDVMNIVNLEKPKGVVVQFGGQTAINLAAELEARGVKILGTTLEDLDRAENRDKFEQTLTNLDIPQPKGKTATSIPQAVEIAETIGYPVLVRPSYVLGGRAMEIVYKSEELLLYMKNAVKVNPEHPVLIDKYMTGKEIEVDAISDGTDVFIPGIMEHIERAGVHSGDSIAVYPPQTLSNEIKKKIVDYTTRLAKGLNIVGLLNIQFVIYKEEVYVIEVNPRSSRTVPFLSKITHVPMANVATKIILGESLQSQGYYSGLQPETPGVFVKVPVFSFAKLRNVDITLGPEMKSTGEVMGKDFTLEKALYKGLVASGISIKTYGSVLFTIANKDKEEALTLAKRFHQIGYKILATAGTAEYFWQENIPSEVVNKIGGESPNLIDVIRKGEAQFVINTLTKGKQPARDGFRIRRESVENGIPCLTSLDTAKAILRVLESMTFSIESIDALVSENKEVVYSG; encoded by the coding sequence ATGCCAAAACGTCTAGATATCCACACTATCCTTGTAATAGGTTCAGGCCCCATTGTCATCGGGCAGGCTGCAGAATTTGACTATGCAGGTACACAAGCCTGCATCGCACTTAGAGAAGAAGGCTACCGCGTAATTCTCGTCAACTCTAACCCAGCAACGATCATGACCGACCAAGAAATGGCGGATAAAGTGTATATGGAGCCACTAACGGTGGAATTTGTCAGCAGAATTATCCGAAAAGAAAGACCAGATGCCATCCTCCCTACTCTTGGTGGGCAAACAGGATTGAATCTTGCAGTGGAGCTGGCTGAGGCTGGGGTGTTGGAAGAATGTAATGTTCAAATTCTTGGAACAAAGCTATCTGCCATTCAAAAAGCAGAAGACCGCGACCTCTTCCGAACCTTAATGAGGGAGCTGAATGAGCCTGTTCCTGATAGTGAGATTATTACCAATCTTGATGAGGCCTATCAGTTTGTCGAAAAGATTGGGTTCCCGGTTATTGTAAGGCCAGCTTACACCCTCGGTGGGACAGGAGGCGGCATTTGCTCTAATCCAGAAGAGCTAGATGAAATCGTCTCAAGCGGTCTGAAAAATAGCCCCGTAACACAGTGTCTTTTAGAGAAAAGCATTGCCGGTTTTAAAGAAATCGAATATGAAGTGATGCGTGACTGCAATGATAATGCGATTGTAGTATGTAATATGGAAAATATAGATCCAGTTGGTGTTCATACGGGAGATTCCATCGTCGTAGCACCAAGTCAAACCTTAAGTGATAGAGAGTATCAGCTATTACGTAATGTTTCTCTCAAGATTATCCGAGCACTAGAAATTGAAGGCGGCTGTAACGTTCAGTTGGCATTAGATCCTCACAGCTTTCAATATTACATTATTGAAGTAAACCCAAGGGTAAGTCGTTCATCTGCACTAGCTTCCAAAGCAACAGGTTATCCTATCGCAAAGCTAGCAGCAAAGATAGCAGTTGGGTTGACACTCGACGAAATGATGAACCCAGTCACTGGAAAAACCTATGCTTGCTTTGAACCAGCACTTGATTATATTGTGACAAAGATTCCAAGATTCCCTTTTGACAAGTTTGAATCTGCCAACCGCCGCCTTGGTACGCAAATGAAAGCAACAGGTGAAGTGATGGCAATTGGACGTACTTTTGAAGAATCCTTATTGAAAGCTGTGCGTTCCTTAGAATCGAACATCTTTTATCTAGAGCTTGAAGGCAGCGAAGGCTTTTCCGATGAACTGGTAGAAAAAAGAATCAGAAAAGCAGGGGACGAGCGCTTGTTTTACCTCGCAGAAGCAATGCGCAGAGGCTATTCCATTGAAACAATCCATGAATGGTGCGAAATTGATATGTTCTTCCTACAAAAAATACACAAAATCCTTTCAATGGAAGAACATATTACTGCCAATAAAGGTTGTATGACTACCCTACATGAAGTAAAACAGATGGGCTTTAGCGACAAAACCATTGCCAAGCTTTGGAGTGTCTCAGAAAGAGAAATTTATCAACTTCGATTAGACAAAGACATTCAACCTGTCTACAAAATGGTTGATACGTGTGCTGCCGAATTTGAATCCTCTACTCCGTACTATTATGGAACGTATGAGGATGAAAACGAATCTGTTGTCACTCAAAAAGAAAGTATTGTTGTACTAGGATCTGGACCAATCAGAATTGGTCAAGGGGTAGAATTTGATTATGCTACGGTCCACTCTGTGTGGGCGATTAAAGAAGCAGGGTATGAAGCAATCATCATCAATAACAATCCCGAAACAGTGTCAACAGACTTCAGTATTTCTGACAAACTGTATTTTGAGCCCCTCACCATTGAAGATGTCATGAATATCGTAAACCTTGAAAAACCAAAAGGTGTGGTTGTCCAATTTGGGGGACAAACAGCCATTAATCTTGCTGCTGAGCTTGAAGCAAGAGGAGTGAAAATTCTTGGCACCACCCTTGAGGACTTAGATCGTGCAGAAAACAGAGATAAGTTTGAGCAAACATTAACAAACTTAGACATTCCGCAACCAAAAGGGAAAACAGCAACTTCGATTCCCCAGGCTGTCGAAATTGCAGAGACTATCGGCTACCCAGTACTTGTTAGACCATCTTATGTGCTTGGTGGACGGGCGATGGAAATAGTCTATAAATCAGAAGAGCTGCTACTTTACATGAAAAATGCTGTCAAAGTAAATCCAGAACACCCTGTTTTAATTGACAAGTATATGACAGGAAAAGAAATTGAAGTGGATGCAATTTCGGACGGAACAGATGTTTTTATTCCTGGAATTATGGAGCATATTGAACGCGCTGGGGTTCATTCAGGAGACTCTATTGCTGTATATCCACCGCAAACACTAAGCAATGAGATTAAGAAAAAGATAGTGGACTACACAACTCGCCTTGCAAAAGGGTTGAACATCGTTGGTCTACTAAACATACAATTTGTCATTTATAAAGAAGAAGTGTACGTCATTGAGGTGAACCCAAGGTCAAGCCGTACGGTCCCATTTTTAAGCAAAATAACCCATGTTCCAATGGCTAACGTTGCTACAAAAATTATCCTTGGCGAAAGCTTACAATCACAAGGTTACTATTCTGGGTTACAGCCTGAAACACCAGGAGTGTTCGTAAAAGTTCCGGTTTTCTCTTTTGCAAAATTACGAAATGTCGATATCACACTCGGGCCAGAAATGAAATCAACTGGGGAAGTAATGGGGAAAGATTTTACCCTTGAAAAAGCACTTTATAAAGGGCTAGTAGCATCAGGAATATCCATTAAGACTTACGGCTCTGTTCTTTTCACCATCGCAAACAAGGATAAAGAGGAAGCATTAACCCTTGCGAAAAGATTTCACCAGATTGGTTACAAAATATTGGCAACTGCAGGCACAGCAGAGTATTTTTGGCAAGAAAATATTCCATCCGAAGTTGTTAATAAAATTGGAGGCGAATCTCCTAACCTAATAGATGTTATCCGCAAAGGAGAAGCGCAATTTGTCATTAACACTTTAACGAAAGGCAAGCAGCCTGCACGAGATGGTTTTCGAATTAGACGCGAATCAGTAGAAAACGGTATCCCTTGCTTAACCTCTCTTGATACAGCTAAGGCAATTCTAAGAGTCTTAGAATCTATGACATTTTCCATAGAATCTATTGACGCATTAGTTTCCGAAAACAAAGAGGTGGTGTACAGCGGATGA
- a CDS encoding dihydroorotase has product MTILLKNGKWLNSKGEIDKVDILLAGNTIEEISSNINKEGVDTVIDLEGNLVAPGFIDVHVHLREPGGEKKETIETGTKAAAKGGFTTICAMPNTRPTPDTKEQLHWLTKKIDETAVVRVLPYACITTRQLGQELTNFKELTEAGAFAFTDDGVGVQDASKMLEAMRRAAELNMPIVAHCEENTLINKGAVHEGMFSKENGINGIPSVCESVHIARDILLAEAAGCHYHVCHISTKESVRVVRDAKRAGIHVTAEVSPHHLLLCEEDIPGLDANFKMNPPLRGKADQKALLAGLLDGTIDMIATDHAPHTKEEKSEGMERAPFGIVGLETAFPLLYTHFVETGIFTLKQLIDWLTMKPAQVFKLPYGRLEVGAKADITVINLDSKATINPEDFLSKGKNTPFSGWECNGWPVMTFVDGKLVWQKGSVLV; this is encoded by the coding sequence ATGACAATCTTATTAAAGAATGGGAAATGGCTTAATTCAAAGGGAGAAATAGACAAGGTTGATATCTTGTTAGCTGGCAACACCATTGAAGAAATCTCCTCCAATATTAATAAAGAAGGTGTTGACACCGTAATCGATCTGGAAGGAAATCTAGTTGCTCCTGGATTTATTGATGTCCATGTGCATTTACGTGAGCCAGGTGGAGAGAAGAAAGAAACAATCGAAACAGGAACAAAAGCAGCGGCAAAAGGTGGTTTTACCACAATATGTGCGATGCCAAATACAAGGCCGACACCAGATACGAAAGAGCAACTTCATTGGTTGACGAAAAAAATTGATGAAACTGCAGTGGTCAGAGTACTTCCTTATGCTTGCATTACAACAAGACAGCTAGGGCAGGAACTCACAAATTTTAAAGAGCTGACAGAAGCAGGAGCATTTGCTTTCACAGATGATGGGGTTGGAGTGCAGGATGCTTCGAAAATGTTGGAGGCTATGAGAAGAGCGGCGGAACTAAACATGCCGATTGTTGCTCATTGTGAAGAAAACACCCTCATCAATAAAGGCGCAGTACATGAAGGTATGTTTTCCAAAGAAAATGGAATTAACGGAATTCCATCGGTTTGTGAGAGTGTCCACATCGCACGAGATATACTGCTAGCTGAAGCAGCAGGTTGTCATTATCATGTTTGCCACATTAGTACGAAAGAATCTGTCCGTGTCGTTAGAGACGCAAAAAGAGCAGGCATACATGTGACAGCAGAAGTGAGTCCGCATCACCTCTTATTATGTGAGGAGGATATACCAGGCTTAGATGCTAACTTTAAAATGAATCCTCCCTTGCGAGGAAAAGCGGATCAGAAGGCGTTGCTTGCGGGCTTGCTCGATGGAACCATTGACATGATTGCTACAGACCATGCGCCGCATACAAAGGAAGAAAAAAGTGAAGGGATGGAAAGAGCGCCATTTGGAATTGTGGGATTAGAAACTGCCTTTCCACTTCTTTACACTCATTTTGTAGAGACAGGCATTTTTACCCTTAAGCAACTGATAGATTGGTTAACAATGAAACCGGCTCAGGTGTTTAAGCTTCCTTATGGTAGGTTAGAGGTAGGAGCAAAAGCAGACATTACCGTAATAAATTTAGATAGCAAAGCAACGATTAATCCAGAAGATTTCTTATCAAAAGGAAAAAACACTCCTTTTTCGGGATGGGAATGTAATGGTTGGCCAGTGATGACGTTTGTAGATGGAAAACTAGTGTGGCAGAAAGGTAGTGTTCTAGTATGA
- a CDS encoding solute carrier family 23 protein, whose translation MMREKPVLDIKEVPSKSKWLIFSIQHLFAMFGATILVPALVGLSPAVALVSSGLGTLAYLFITKGQIPAYLGSSFAFIVPIIAATELAGPGGAMVGGFMAGLVYGLVAMLIKLLGHQWIMYILPPVVVGPVIIVIGLGLAGVAVDMAMYENPGAPPNELVYSIKHLLVALTTLSITIISAIFFRGIFGIIPILIGIVGGYVTAYFAGLVNLASVRAASWVEAPEFIIPFVDYSPTMTASIIFLMVPIAAVTIAEHIGDQMVISKIVGKNFVKNPGLHRSILGDGVATMLASLIGGPPNTTYGENIGVLAITRVFSVFVVGGAAVLAIVFGFIGKISALIGTIPSAVMGGVSILLFGIIAASGLRTLIDNKVDFSIKRNLIIASVTLVIGVGGAFVQVAEYQIAGMALAAIIGIILNLVLPGKEKVQEDLFEEEEKQHTVA comes from the coding sequence ATCATGAGAGAGAAACCGGTATTAGATATTAAAGAAGTACCATCAAAATCAAAATGGCTTATTTTTAGCATTCAGCACTTATTTGCGATGTTTGGTGCAACGATTCTCGTTCCAGCACTTGTTGGCTTAAGTCCAGCAGTGGCACTTGTATCAAGTGGGTTAGGAACATTAGCATATCTGTTTATAACCAAAGGACAAATTCCTGCATATTTAGGTTCATCCTTTGCCTTCATTGTTCCAATAATTGCAGCCACTGAGCTTGCAGGACCTGGAGGAGCAATGGTTGGAGGATTTATGGCAGGTCTTGTTTATGGGCTAGTGGCAATGCTGATAAAGCTGTTAGGACATCAATGGATCATGTACATTCTTCCACCAGTTGTAGTTGGACCAGTCATCATTGTTATTGGGCTTGGACTAGCTGGGGTTGCAGTCGATATGGCTATGTATGAAAATCCAGGTGCTCCGCCAAATGAACTGGTGTATAGCATCAAGCATTTACTTGTAGCTTTAACAACCCTTTCCATTACCATTATTAGTGCGATTTTCTTCCGCGGAATTTTTGGTATCATCCCGATTCTGATCGGAATTGTTGGTGGATATGTTACCGCCTATTTTGCAGGCTTGGTAAATCTTGCTTCTGTTAGGGCAGCAAGCTGGGTGGAAGCGCCAGAATTTATAATCCCATTTGTAGATTATTCACCAACAATGACAGCTTCTATCATATTCCTTATGGTTCCTATCGCAGCAGTAACCATCGCGGAACACATCGGAGACCAAATGGTCATTAGTAAGATTGTCGGTAAGAATTTTGTTAAAAATCCAGGTTTACATCGTTCCATATTAGGGGATGGTGTAGCAACCATGCTTGCATCCTTAATCGGTGGACCACCTAACACGACTTATGGTGAAAACATTGGCGTGTTGGCTATTACAAGAGTGTTCAGCGTGTTCGTGGTAGGAGGAGCAGCAGTATTAGCCATCGTGTTCGGCTTTATTGGAAAGATTTCGGCATTAATAGGTACGATACCAAGCGCAGTAATGGGTGGAGTCTCCATCTTGCTCTTTGGAATCATTGCAGCAAGCGGTCTTCGAACACTAATAGATAACAAGGTAGACTTTAGTATCAAGAGAAATCTAATTATCGCTTCTGTAACACTAGTTATCGGGGTTGGAGGAGCTTTCGTACAAGTGGCGGAGTATCAGATTGCAGGAATGGCGCTTGCAGCGATTATTGGAATCATCTTAAACCTCGTATTGCCAGGTAAAGAAAAAGTGCAGGAAGATCTTTTTGAAGAAGAGGAAAAACAACATACAGTAGCTTAA
- a CDS encoding aspartate carbamoyltransferase catalytic subunit produces the protein MGHLRTMRDLSNEEIMTLMEQAIRFQNGESWTPPHQTFVANLFYESSTRTKCSFEVAERKLGLQVIPFEVATSSVNKGESLYDTVKTLESLDVRAMVIRHPEEEYFQQLSSINASIINGGDGCGNHPTQSLLDVMTIYQEFDRLNDLNITIVGDIRHSRVARSNAAVLKRFGCNVKFVAPQEWQDESYPKETYISMDEAISTSDVVMLLRIQHERHLSSQHDLDDYHHQYGMTIQREKKMKEKAIIMHPAPVNRGVEIAAELVECERSRIFKQMENGLYMRMAVLKRALTENEGGRAHDNLIKEWEMA, from the coding sequence ATGGGACATTTACGAACGATGAGAGACTTATCAAACGAGGAAATTATGACACTAATGGAACAAGCTATCCGTTTTCAAAACGGGGAGAGTTGGACGCCCCCTCACCAAACATTTGTGGCCAATCTATTTTATGAATCAAGTACGAGAACCAAATGTAGCTTTGAAGTAGCCGAAAGAAAACTAGGCCTTCAAGTTATTCCTTTTGAGGTAGCAACGTCAAGTGTGAACAAAGGTGAAAGTCTGTATGACACGGTTAAAACCCTAGAGTCTCTTGATGTGAGAGCGATGGTTATACGACATCCTGAGGAAGAATACTTTCAACAACTTTCTTCCATAAACGCTTCGATTATAAATGGCGGCGATGGCTGTGGAAATCACCCAACCCAATCCTTACTAGATGTAATGACTATCTATCAGGAGTTCGATAGACTAAATGATTTGAACATTACAATAGTTGGCGATATTCGCCACAGTCGAGTTGCTAGATCCAATGCAGCAGTGCTTAAACGATTTGGCTGTAATGTAAAATTTGTTGCCCCACAAGAATGGCAGGATGAAAGCTATCCTAAAGAAACCTACATATCCATGGATGAAGCAATTTCTACTAGTGATGTGGTGATGCTGCTAAGAATTCAGCATGAGCGCCACCTATCTAGTCAACATGATTTGGATGATTACCATCATCAGTATGGTATGACAATTCAACGTGAAAAGAAGATGAAAGAAAAAGCAATCATTATGCATCCTGCCCCAGTAAACCGCGGGGTGGAAATTGCAGCAGAATTGGTAGAATGCGAGCGTTCCCGAATTTTTAAGCAAATGGAAAATGGGCTGTACATGAGAATGGCCGTATTAAAAAGAGCCTTAACAGAAAATGAAGGAGGAAGAGCACATGACAATCTTATTAAAGAATGGGAAATGGCTTAA
- the pyrR gene encoding bifunctional pyr operon transcriptional regulator/uracil phosphoribosyltransferase PyrR — MAEKALVLDEQAIRRALTRIAHEIIERNKGIEDSVLVGIKTRGIYLAKRLASRIQQIEEKEIPVGELDITLYRDDLSTKSEDKEPQVKGSDIPVDINDKKVILVDDVLFTGRTVRAGMDALMDFGRPSQIQLAVLVDRGHRELPIRADFVGKNIPTASSEKIVVELSEIDSNDQVSIHEK; from the coding sequence ATGGCAGAAAAAGCATTGGTTCTAGATGAACAGGCAATCAGAAGAGCGCTAACTCGCATTGCACATGAAATTATTGAGCGTAACAAAGGGATAGAGGATTCTGTACTTGTAGGTATCAAGACAAGGGGAATCTATCTTGCGAAAAGGCTTGCTTCAAGAATTCAACAAATTGAGGAAAAAGAAATTCCGGTAGGTGAGCTTGATATTACTCTGTATCGAGATGACTTATCTACAAAATCGGAAGATAAAGAGCCGCAGGTAAAAGGTTCGGATATTCCCGTAGATATAAATGATAAAAAAGTAATCCTAGTGGATGATGTCCTATTCACAGGCAGAACGGTTCGTGCCGGAATGGATGCCCTGATGGATTTTGGAAGACCTTCACAAATTCAGCTTGCAGTGCTTGTCGATAGAGGTCATAGAGAATTGCCAATTCGAGCAGATTTTGTTGGGAAAAACATTCCAACAGCAAGTTCAGAAAAAATTGTTGTGGAGCTATCTGAAATAGACTCTAACGATCAAGTTAGTATACACGAAAAATAA
- the lspA gene encoding signal peptidase II translates to MYYIIALAIIIIDQLTKWLVVRYMELGESIPIIENFLYLSSHRNRGAAWGILEGQMYFFYAITMIVVIGLIVYLQKLPKDQPWMKLALSLMLGGAIGNFIDRLLHQEVIDFINTFIFTYDFPIFNVADSALVIGVGIILVLTILEGKKEKKELSN, encoded by the coding sequence ATGTATTACATAATCGCATTAGCTATTATTATTATTGATCAACTTACAAAATGGTTAGTAGTGAGATACATGGAGCTTGGAGAAAGTATTCCAATCATTGAAAACTTTTTATATTTGTCCTCTCACAGAAATCGTGGAGCTGCATGGGGTATCCTTGAAGGGCAGATGTACTTTTTTTATGCTATCACGATGATCGTGGTCATTGGATTAATAGTGTATCTGCAAAAACTGCCAAAGGACCAACCATGGATGAAGCTAGCATTGAGTTTGATGCTCGGTGGTGCGATTGGTAACTTTATCGACCGACTTTTGCATCAAGAGGTCATTGACTTTATAAATACATTTATCTTCACATATGATTTTCCCATCTTTAATGTGGCAGATTCTGCTCTCGTAATTGGAGTGGGAATTATCTTAGTGTTAACTATCTTAGAAGGTAAGAAAGAGAAGAAGGAGCTATCAAATTAA
- a CDS encoding dihydroorotate dehydrogenase electron transfer subunit: MKKAWMTVVSQKEIACNIYEMVMEGELVSKMSSPGQFVHIRISEGLDTLLRRPISISSIIPEKQQCKITYRAEGKGTKLLALKQPGEMLDVLGPLGNGFSIQHLQRGDHALIVGGGIGVPPLLELTKQLHGKGVSTSHVLGFQSKNDVFYKNDFSYFGDTYVTTVDGSYGKEGYVTNLLEEINPEFTTLFSCGPTPMLKAIETMYPKNDVYLSLEERMGCGIGACFACVCHLQGDPEGYAYKKVCTDGPVFKAGEVVL; the protein is encoded by the coding sequence ATGAAAAAAGCATGGATGACCGTTGTTTCCCAAAAAGAAATAGCTTGTAACATCTATGAAATGGTGATGGAAGGAGAACTCGTAAGTAAGATGAGTTCTCCTGGCCAATTCGTTCATATCCGAATATCAGAGGGGTTGGACACGCTACTGCGTAGACCCATCAGCATCTCATCCATTATTCCTGAAAAACAGCAATGTAAAATTACCTATCGTGCAGAAGGAAAAGGAACAAAGCTGTTAGCATTAAAGCAGCCAGGTGAAATGCTAGATGTTCTTGGTCCCCTTGGAAATGGCTTTTCCATCCAACATCTTCAACGAGGTGATCATGCATTAATTGTTGGTGGCGGCATCGGTGTTCCACCATTATTAGAGCTTACGAAACAACTGCATGGGAAAGGTGTTTCTACCTCCCATGTACTCGGCTTTCAGTCTAAAAACGATGTTTTCTATAAAAATGATTTTTCCTACTTTGGCGACACCTACGTAACAACAGTGGATGGAAGCTATGGAAAAGAAGGATACGTGACCAATTTGTTAGAGGAAATCAACCCTGAATTTACAACCCTTTTCTCATGCGGTCCAACACCTATGCTAAAAGCGATTGAAACGATGTATCCAAAAAATGATGTGTACCTATCTCTTGAAGAGCGTATGGGCTGTGGAATTGGAGCTTGCTTTGCTTGCGTTTGTCACCTACAAGGAGACCCTGAAGGCTATGCTTATAAAAAAGTTTGCACAGACGGACCAGTCTTTAAAGCAGGGGAGGTTGTCTTATGA
- a CDS encoding RluA family pseudouridine synthase, translating to MTETFTITIDESQNNDRIDKVLSTQHDDWSRSQVQQWIKEGQVLVNGETIKPNYKCSTGDSITVTIPEPEILDVLPEEMNLDIYFEDSDVIVVNKPRGMVVHPAVGHYTGTLVNGLMAHCKDLSGINGVMRPGIVHRIDKDTSGLLMIAKNDFAHERLVNQLVEKTVTRKYQAIVHGVIPHDVGTIDAPIGRDKKERQSMTVTDENSRHAVTHFRVIERYQDFTHVECQLETGRTHQIRVHMKYIGYPLAGDPKYGPRKTLDINGQALHAGVLGFIHPRTEEYLEFQAPIPPEFERVLMRIKNH from the coding sequence ATGACAGAAACTTTCACGATTACAATCGATGAATCACAAAATAACGACCGTATTGACAAAGTCCTTTCCACCCAACATGACGATTGGTCACGATCTCAAGTACAACAGTGGATAAAAGAAGGACAGGTTCTTGTAAATGGGGAAACAATTAAGCCTAACTATAAATGTTCTACTGGCGATAGTATTACTGTTACGATTCCTGAACCAGAAATCCTAGATGTTTTACCTGAAGAGATGAATCTAGACATCTATTTTGAGGATTCTGATGTCATCGTGGTCAACAAGCCAAGAGGAATGGTCGTCCATCCAGCAGTAGGTCATTATACTGGTACGCTTGTTAACGGCTTAATGGCCCATTGTAAGGATTTATCAGGAATAAATGGTGTGATGCGTCCTGGAATTGTCCATCGTATAGACAAAGATACTTCTGGACTGTTGATGATTGCTAAGAACGACTTTGCTCATGAAAGACTCGTGAACCAGCTAGTCGAGAAGACCGTAACCAGAAAGTATCAAGCTATTGTTCATGGAGTGATTCCGCATGATGTTGGAACCATTGATGCCCCAATAGGACGAGACAAAAAAGAACGTCAAAGCATGACAGTCACGGATGAAAATAGCCGTCATGCTGTAACCCATTTCCGCGTGATAGAGCGTTATCAAGACTTTACTCATGTAGAGTGCCAATTAGAAACAGGGAGAACGCATCAGATACGTGTTCATATGAAGTATATTGGATATCCACTTGCGGGCGACCCAAAATATGGACCAAGAAAAACACTAGATATTAATGGTCAGGCTCTTCATGCAGGTGTTCTTGGTTTTATCCATCCTCGTACAGAAGAATATTTGGAATTCCAAGCGCCAATTCCACCAGAATTTGAGCGCGTTTTAATGAGAATAAAAAATCATTGA
- a CDS encoding carbamoyl phosphate synthase small subunit, whose protein sequence is MNRQLILEDGTFFVGKAFGSLKDSIGEVVFNTGMTGYQEILSDPSYCGQLVTLTYPLVGNYGINRDDFESIDPAINGFIVKEVSEYPSNFRNQWTLDEFFKAKDIPGIAGIDTRKLTRIIREHGTLKGALCGLDVDRNEVISSLKSRVLPTNQVEQVSTKTAYPSPGRGYRVVLVDFGMKHGILRELNKRGCDVVVVPYNITAEEIMRLSPDGVMLSNGPGDPKDVPEAISMIQDLLGVVPVFGICLGHQLFALACGANTEKMKFGHRGSNHPVKDLSTGRVALTSQNHGYTVTEDSLLDTNLEVTHIALNDGTIEGLKHTIHPVFTVQYHPEASPGPEDANYLFDHFMTLIEEAKKGERLCQNV, encoded by the coding sequence ATGAATCGGCAACTAATTTTAGAAGATGGAACATTCTTTGTTGGAAAGGCATTTGGCAGCTTAAAGGACTCTATTGGCGAGGTAGTTTTTAATACAGGAATGACAGGATATCAGGAGATCTTATCAGACCCTTCTTACTGCGGGCAGCTTGTGACTCTTACCTATCCGCTTGTTGGAAACTATGGCATCAATCGTGATGATTTTGAATCAATTGACCCTGCTATCAATGGGTTTATCGTGAAAGAAGTAAGTGAATATCCTTCAAACTTCCGTAATCAGTGGACATTAGATGAATTTTTTAAAGCAAAGGACATTCCGGGAATTGCTGGAATTGATACAAGAAAGCTCACTAGAATTATCCGAGAGCATGGAACCTTAAAAGGAGCACTATGTGGGCTGGATGTAGATAGAAACGAAGTGATTTCGAGCTTAAAGTCTCGTGTGTTGCCTACCAACCAAGTGGAGCAAGTGTCAACGAAGACGGCGTATCCTTCTCCTGGTCGGGGGTATCGAGTCGTTCTTGTCGATTTTGGTATGAAACATGGAATTCTTCGTGAATTAAACAAACGAGGTTGTGATGTTGTAGTCGTACCTTACAATATTACAGCCGAAGAAATCATGAGATTAAGTCCAGATGGCGTGATGCTATCTAATGGGCCTGGTGATCCAAAGGATGTACCTGAGGCAATAAGCATGATTCAGGATTTGCTTGGAGTGGTTCCGGTTTTTGGCATTTGTTTAGGCCATCAACTTTTTGCCCTCGCATGTGGAGCAAATACAGAAAAAATGAAGTTCGGACATAGAGGCTCTAATCATCCAGTGAAAGACTTAAGCACAGGCCGTGTTGCGCTTACCTCGCAAAACCATGGCTATACGGTAACGGAGGATTCGCTTCTCGATACTAATCTTGAAGTAACACATATTGCGCTCAATGACGGCACAATTGAAGGCTTAAAGCATACCATCCACCCTGTTTTTACGGTGCAATATCACCCAGAAGCAAGCCCAGGGCCTGAAGATGCTAACTATTTGTTTGATCATTTCATGACTTTAATTGAAGAAGCAAAGAAGGGAGAACGCTTATGCCAAAACGTCTAG